The Deinococcus fonticola genomic sequence TGCCTGTATCTCTTCCTAAGCAGTTTCGCTAGAGCTGCGGCGCGTACTGGGTAAGCGTCCTGGCTTACGCCCCCGGAGGGCCGTTAAACTGGCCTCACTTCCAAGGAGATCACCTGTGAGATTGCGTCAAATCCACTGAATTCACCGTGAACCGCCCCAGCGTCGTTTTTGTGCGGGCGGAAAGTTTCTCGTGTTTTCAGGAGGTTTGACGTGGCGCATTGGGCCCATTCTTTTTACGAGTTGCAGCAGCAACTGACGGGGTGTTACAGCGCCCCTGTGCATCCTTTCCATTACGAGTGTGTGCAGCAAATTCAGGAGGCTGTGCCCGCGGGTTCACTGCTGGAACTGGGCGCCGGCGGCGGGCAGTTTGCGGTGGCCGCCGCACGGGCGTTTCAGGTCACGGCGCTGGAACTTCGTCCTTCCGGCACGGCGCATACTCTGAAACTGGCCGCTGAGCATAGCGTGACCCTCGAGGCAGTGACAGGCGATTTCTACACGGTGCCGTTGCCACGCGCATTTGATGTGGTGTGCTACTGGGACGGTTTCGGCATTGACGACGACGCAGGGCAACAGCACCTGCTCCGGCGCGTGCATGACTGGCTCACACCGACTGGCACAGCCTTCATCGAGGTATTCAGCCCGTGGTACTGGTCGAAATATGCTGGTTACAGCCGCGAGTGGACGACCCCGCAACCCTCCAGACAAACCTACGGTTTCGATGCGGAGGGCAACCGCATGACCGACACTTACGCCCCTGACGGCCAGCCCGCGCGAACGCAAACGCTCCGGTGCTACTCGCCCGCAGATTTCCTTTTGCTGCTGAATGGAACGGGCCTGACCCTGACTAAAGCGCGTCCCGGCGGCCACTACGACCCTGACGCGCAGGTGTGGACGCCCGCTGTTCCCCTTTCCGAGTGCATGACCTGGACAGCCGTTCTGAAGCGTTCCTGACGGTCACTGCTGCGCTTTCAACTTCTGTTTCAAGTCCGCCAGTTCCTGCTGACTGGCTTTCACGGCGGCGAACTGATGCTGAATGAACGCCCGCAAGTCGGCGGGCATGTCCATTTCGCTCAGAACATCTGCATACTTCTGAACGGCGATGTCCTCGCCGCGCTGGCACTCGGAAACCACCGCGTAGTCCCCGCGTCCGGCCACGGCGTCGCGGACGTTCAACCAGGCGCGGTGAAGGGCGGCGCCCAGGGTACTGTGCTCGAACGGTTGGGCGCCCAGGTCGATGATGCGTTGCCGGACGGCTTCCTCGAACTCGGCCCGCTGCCCGCTGCGGCGGCGCAACAGGTCGGCCAACGCCGGGTCAGTGGCGTGCGCGGCGGCGTCTGCGAAGCCCTTCTGACCGTCCCGCAGGGTCTTGAGCAGGTACTGAAGCTGGTTGACCGTCGTTTCCTGAAGCATGGAGCCAGTCTATTCCGGCTGGCCTAAATCGAGCTGGAACGGCGCTTTCAACCCGGCCTCGGCCACGTCGCGCGCCACCTGCGGGGCGTAATTCAGGGCCAGAACCGCCCGGTAAGTGCGCTGCGCCAGTTCACGCTCACCCAGCGCGTCGCGCACCTGCCCCAGCCGCGCCAGCGTCAGGCCCGCCAGGCTGCGCGGCAGGTCGTCGGTGAGGGCGTGCGCGGCCTTTTCCAGCATTGCCCGCGCCGCCGTCAGTTCACCCGCCGCGAAGTAGATGCTGGCGGCGGCGGCGTCCAGCTCGGCTTTCGGCGTCACGGCGTCGCCGCTTTCGCGGGTCAGGGCGTCCAGCAGGGCGTTCAGGTCGTCGTCCTCGCCCAGTTGCCAGGCGCGGTCGGCCAGCGCCCGCAGGCGGCTGGTTTCGCCGGGCTGGAAGGTGGTCAGGTCGGGCGTCCCCGCGCCGGGCAGCAACTCCAGCAGGCGCGGCAGGTCGTCCAGCGACACCAGCACCGCGCCGGACTGCCCCTCCAGCGCCTTGACCAGTTCCCCCAGGCGTTTCTCGCGCCACACCGTGCCCGGCCCCTCGTCGAGTTGCTCGCGTAAGGTGTCGTGGTACGTCCTGACCGCCTGCATGACCCCTTCGCCCAGCACCGTCGCCGGCGACAGGGGAGCGCTCAGCACTTCCGCGAACACCCGTTCCGAATGGCCCGCCGCCCGCAGGCGCTCACGGCCCTGGGGGTACTGTTGCAGATACTCGGCCAGTTTGTCCTGATCGGCTTGCGCCCAGGCCCAGTCCGGCGCGAAGCCCTCCACGATCTCGATGCCCGCCGCCGGCAGCGCGTCTCTGAGCGGGTGATCCGCGTCCGGCCCACTGGCCCACAACACCCGCGAGGCCCCCAGGGAGCGCAGCACCTCCACCACCGTCCCCGCATTGAACTGCGGTTGCAACCGAAACAGATCTCCCAGATCAGGGACGAGCAAAAGCGTCATGGCCTGACTTTAGAGCATTGCCAGAAGAACGCAGGGCTTTTTGGCCGAGCGGCGCGAGTAAATTTAAGTCAGCAGGACGAAGAATAGAGTCAGGTGGGTGCCTTTCCATGCTTGACGGAATTTGGAGAACGGCTCTGGCGTGACCAGGTGACGTGAGGATCACACTTGCACGGGGCCTGTCCACAAGTTCAAATCAGGGCAGCATGACCGACACCCACACCATCTGGCGCGGCCTCGATCCTGACGCCACCAGCCTCGAACACCTGAGTTTGCAGCCCTGGTCGCAGGCCACCGGAACGGTGGTGAAAACCTTCGATGCCCATGGCTACGCCCTGAATTACAGCGTGAAGATTGGGCACGGCCGCTTTCCTGAACGGGTGGCCGCCGTGGTCGCCGGTGGTGCCCGCCTGACGCTGACGCGGGATGCCGGGGGCCTCTGGAGGGACGCAGAAGGCCACGAGCGCCGCGACCTGCGGGGAGCGACGGATGTGGACATCAGCGCCACACCGTTCACGAATTCCATACCGCTGCGTCGTCTGAACCTTGCCGTTGGTGCGGTGGCTGAGCTTCTGGTGGTCTGGATCGGCATTCCTGACCTGAAGGCGCGCCCCGTCCCGCAAAGGTACACGCGTTTAAGCCCGCACACCTACCGCTACGAGAACCTGACCAGCGGTTACCGCAACGAGATCATCCTGGATGCTCGGGGCCTGGTGGCGCTTTATCCGGGGGCCTTTGAGCAACTGGACATCCTGAACAGTTAATTCTCTTTGATCACAGCGCCCCGCTGTGCCAGCTCGGCCACGAAGGCCTCCGGGTCAGCGGGCGTCAGGAAATAGGCTTTCGCGTTCGCCTGCACGATCACGCCGCCCCGCGTGGCCGATGATGCGGCCAGCACATTCTTCAAGCCGTCGGCATGAAACAGGTAATTCCCGGTGTAGTACCCCGGCAGGCCGGTGCCGCCCATCTTCAACCCCAGATGTCCCGCCGTGCGCCACACGGTCATGCCGTTCAGGGGTAGGCGCGTCTGGCCCGTCATGTGCGAGACCACCAGCGCGTCCGGTTCCAGTGCGTAAGCCAGGCGGCGGGGCAGCATGACCCCCAGGGCGAGCAGCCCCGCCGTCAACACCAGCGGAAAGAAGCGCCAGAGCCCCGCTTCCCCATGCGGGTCAGGGATGAAAATGGGGATGGCGGAAGTCGCCACCGCCAGCCCCAGCACCCACCACATCGAGGCGGGCGCGCCGGCACGGGCCAGGGGAACGTTCATCACACCAGTTTAAACTGCCTGTTACCCGCTGGCTCCGTTGCGGGCTTTGCGCCCCCCACGAATGACGTCCTTTACCCCTTCGACTTTCATCAGGGCGTTGCGGATGCGTTCCAGTTCGGCGTTGCCGCTCACAGCCAGGCGCAGGCCGATGTGGGCGGTGTTTTCGGCGTTGACGCCCGCTTCGATTTTCATGGGGCTGACTTTCAGCAGGGTCAGGGCGCGCAGGGCGTCGGCCAGCAGGCCGCTGCGGTCCGGGGCCACCACGTCCAGTTCGACAATGCTGCTGCCGGTGGTGCCGGCGTCCCAGCTGGCGGCCACGCAGCGTTCCGCCTCGTCTTTCAACAGGCGAATCATGTTGGGGCAGTCGAGGCGGTGAACGCTGACGCCCCGGCCACGGGTCAGGTAGCCCATGATCTGGTCGCCGCGCATGGGCGAGCAGCAGTTGGCCAGTTTCGTGGAGGTGGTGAAGCCCTCGACGTACACGCCGCCCGGCTCGTGGGCTTGCGGGGCGGGCAGTCTGCGGCGGCTCGGCAGGGCGGCGGCCTGTTCCTGCGCGAGGCTGGGCGACAGGATACGCCCCACCACGGCGGGCGTGGTTTTGCCGGCGTGCAGGGCCAGGTACAGGTCGTCCGGGTTGCGGGTGCCCATGAGTTTCTGGGTGGCTTCCTCCAGAATCTTGGTGCGCATGAGTTGCCGCACCGGAAGCTGGCGCTTACGCAGGTAGCGCTCCAGCAGGTCATGCCCTTTTTTCAGGGCGTCCTGCCGTTCCTCTTTGCTGAAGTGATGCCGGATTTTTGTGCGGGCGCTGCGCGTCACGGCGAAATTCAGCCAGTCCTTGCTGGGTTTGCCGTTCTTGCTGGTCACGATCTCGACCATATCGCCGTTGTTCAGCTTGTGCGCCAGCGGAACGATGCTGCCGTTGACCCGGGCACCCACGGCGGTCTCGCCCACGCGGGTATGGATGTGGTACGCGAAATCGATGGGGGTGCTGCCCGCCGGCAGCGACACGGCCAGGCCCTTGGGCGTGAACACCCGCACGCGCTGCGAGAGGATGTCGGTCTTCACCGCGTCCAGGTAATCGCTGGCGTCGTTGATCTCGTTTTGCAACTCGCGCAGCTGCGAGATCCAGTTCTCGCGGTCTTTCTGCGCCAGCTGATCGCCCTGCTTGTACATCCAGTGGGCGGCCACGCCGTACTCCGCGACCTCGTGCATGCGCTTGCTGCGAATCTGCACCTCGATGGGCTGCCCGCTCTGGCTGATCACGGTGGTGTGCAGGCTCTGGTAGCCGTTGGGTTTGGGCACGGCGATGTAATCCTTGAAGCGCCCCGGCAGCGGCGTCCACATGCTGTGAACGATGCTGACGGTGTGGTAGCACACGCGCTTTT encodes the following:
- a CDS encoding class I SAM-dependent methyltransferase — protein: MAHWAHSFYELQQQLTGCYSAPVHPFHYECVQQIQEAVPAGSLLELGAGGGQFAVAAARAFQVTALELRPSGTAHTLKLAAEHSVTLEAVTGDFYTVPLPRAFDVVCYWDGFGIDDDAGQQHLLRRVHDWLTPTGTAFIEVFSPWYWSKYAGYSREWTTPQPSRQTYGFDAEGNRMTDTYAPDGQPARTQTLRCYSPADFLLLLNGTGLTLTKARPGGHYDPDAQVWTPAVPLSECMTWTAVLKRS
- a CDS encoding PA2169 family four-helix-bundle protein translates to MLQETTVNQLQYLLKTLRDGQKGFADAAAHATDPALADLLRRRSGQRAEFEEAVRQRIIDLGAQPFEHSTLGAALHRAWLNVRDAVAGRGDYAVVSECQRGEDIAVQKYADVLSEMDMPADLRAFIQHQFAAVKASQQELADLKQKLKAQQ
- a CDS encoding putative glycolipid-binding domain-containing protein → MTDTHTIWRGLDPDATSLEHLSLQPWSQATGTVVKTFDAHGYALNYSVKIGHGRFPERVAAVVAGGARLTLTRDAGGLWRDAEGHERRDLRGATDVDISATPFTNSIPLRRLNLAVGAVAELLVVWIGIPDLKARPVPQRYTRLSPHTYRYENLTSGYRNEIILDARGLVALYPGAFEQLDILNS
- a CDS encoding PH domain-containing protein, producing MNVPLARAGAPASMWWVLGLAVATSAIPIFIPDPHGEAGLWRFFPLVLTAGLLALGVMLPRRLAYALEPDALVVSHMTGQTRLPLNGMTVWRTAGHLGLKMGGTGLPGYYTGNYLFHADGLKNVLAASSATRGGVIVQANAKAYFLTPADPEAFVAELAQRGAVIKEN
- a CDS encoding RelA/SpoT family protein codes for the protein MSELRALIADRPASEVKRVEDAYVFAREAHEGVKRKSGEPYITHPVAVAVILAKLGMDTESLMAGLLHDTVEDVEGVDFESIERQFGPDVRRIVEGETKVSKLSKQGSQQAEVALTGRDMQAENLRQMLIAMTADIRIIVVKLADRLHNMRTLGSMKPEKQQRIARETMEIFAPLAHRLGIGRIKWELEDLSFRYLHPAEYEYLTSRLRTRQEEREALITHAVAQLREALEDDLELPEWVSDIDITGRSKHLWSIHNKMQKEGKALEQIFDLLALRVILTARELTVPPGTDEKRRERAEETREKRVCYHTVSIVHSMWTPLPGRFKDYIAVPKPNGYQSLHTTVISQSGQPIEVQIRSKRMHEVAEYGVAAHWMYKQGDQLAQKDRENWISQLRELQNEINDASDYLDAVKTDILSQRVRVFTPKGLAVSLPAGSTPIDFAYHIHTRVGETAVGARVNGSIVPLAHKLNNGDMVEIVTSKNGKPSKDWLNFAVTRSARTKIRHHFSKEERQDALKKGHDLLERYLRKRQLPVRQLMRTKILEEATQKLMGTRNPDDLYLALHAGKTTPAVVGRILSPSLAQEQAAALPSRRRLPAPQAHEPGGVYVEGFTTSTKLANCCSPMRGDQIMGYLTRGRGVSVHRLDCPNMIRLLKDEAERCVAASWDAGTTGSSIVELDVVAPDRSGLLADALRALTLLKVSPMKIEAGVNAENTAHIGLRLAVSGNAELERIRNALMKVEGVKDVIRGGRKARNGASG